The Syngnathus typhle isolate RoL2023-S1 ecotype Sweden linkage group LG3, RoL_Styp_1.0, whole genome shotgun sequence genome window below encodes:
- the polq gene encoding DNA polymerase theta isoform X1: protein MSALGGPPLKRKCYMGMHKINKKNIDDPAHSHNGTMGVAVGESTLALDAEILQVDDPGNNASDAQKKARVSEDEELLSIRENNWEKNGKKLTRTANCKDLAQRLLFSEDLAESPPARCQKSNTLAAAPACRRKYTKRHRGAETSTLRRKRGYNRKKKGHESTNAGPSHVSGDHILFSPTRMGAAVKRSKLQQSSQNQSISVLTIPSGLEQWSFSDTLHQSGLALCVPESQSDKLLLSSWGLPTPVLKCYNKHGVTRMFDWQAQCLSLGQVLQGGNLVYSAPTSAGKTMVSELLMLKRVLETKRKALLILPFVSVAKEKMHYLQSVFQEAGVRVDGFMGSTSAAGGFAAVDVAVCTIEKANSLINRLIEEGNMALLGMVVVDELHMVGDSGRGYLLELLLTKIRYVAQKLNSAGSLSEGVQIVGMSATLPNLSLLANWLGAELYQTDYRPVPLQEHLKVGCNIYDKSLTVVRKFTPALPTKGDDEHIISLCYETVREGHSVLLFCPSKNWCEKLADSIAREFYNLKHTERDGDSELQAVCLDQEGLVDVIAQLSRTPAGLDPTLKRSVPWGVAFHHAGLTFDERDVLEGAFRQGTVRVLAATSTLSSGVNLPARRVIIRTPTFNGHLLDPLTYKQMAGRAGRKGVDTTGESVLVCKEVERQKGISLLRGHLQPIKSCLVRREGEGVNTSMLRAILEIIVGGVARTPQDVRLYASCSLLAASMKCNSKEECEEASNKGAIEACVEWLMGNEFISVQKEGEEEQYCPTQLGAATMSSSLSPNEALGIFADLQRAMKGFVLENDLHVLYLITPLYAEWTTIDWYQFFCLWEQLSSSMKRVAELVGIQEGFLARSVGGKLVAKTEKQRRQMAIHKRFFTTLVLQDLVNEVPLGAVASKYSCNRGQLQSLQQSAATYAGMVTMFCRRLGWGNMELLLSQYQTRLSFGIQRELVDLVRVSLLTATRARAFYAQGLTTVAELARASVADVEKALRNAVPFKSSKRAVDESEVEAVERRNLRCVWATGGRALTEQEAAVVIVSEAKRLLQGDLAQLGIQWDPATLPHATPAVQDQTDGVRNQQEKADVQPNKMVAAEPRRDHGKCKSDMSGIETHLEKQSKKDLTTMETSGHEVLACSVNEEKNKQRKEFQDAESGNVDNLEKRELTSQEVKSVQEGVTIQVSVRKQKHQPVRSITQELAEIMSSPILQFPKLPEPDLPVMPFPRLRAPSSRFEEDPSVRTKTSDTDDASRLGVSPMKPGKLKHSRILNKVLQSIQSDTKQQDSTGLTSHAAQEALSKLPLDKQVDTSDSSRPSSAPLFSPETERGRVEAAEVAMCSSPELYAGEDRNEETFGDSFELDTQTERIIVQPELEHAAGNDGHLNDRGRIQTETMAAIVEQRNKDGGLQGLKGKCPLFSSSLTDSQMKLILDTSHQNSADNNVLDRNSGTTAAVEEPNRSSSFLFDSLYENSPHQTDQAGSADREQVSQEVRNIHPRLSSQEKRHNELLVTQEAEKHEAIQWGESFFNLSEWGNSLLAGEHFLERQQAVQLESDVHPEEHLSSAQAEPQTRLSEECDKKEHAGDLITVPSDDVISKQSPQSNLYCSPGLQEIFDCWPSFSDQPVQNCTLAHIDNNKQIPPSSNVETPKKSLQGRRKCPKPFNTNRQSDSVQPEAPREEPERPGSAGDLIPPTQETPPVTPRIKLTTTSIHSPLSVPPLKQSTPLGILPGEPAKCQNSDLPGAFSKSKSITRKSQQHTEGTSGSRPQSPADPNPRLSPDEASSDSYEGFSLQLSQDEALSPSNSNVFSIIDVSSDKRLFETFIKEWKTKECFSLALACEKVAHQQEPKEEIRGKRKREQEKLHDADGFPVRGNDGLLLIGLSVCWGARDAFYISFQRNQNKGLSLSLAPPDLDDSLPVGERLEHVKALLSRPSAGAVVAYDIIQVYKKLVLSCGISLEGDCEDPKVACWLIDPSTDERTLANMITVYCPEAIPLLDGLGNAHAYCPRVRAATSSVLIHTVMDHLRTLLHKDGMLESFRSVEMPSQVCLALLELNGVGFSVDECERQKHVMQAKLAALESQAYDLAGHTFSLTCIDDIAQILFFELHLPPNGDVTPSKTKKTLGHTRRGGGRVRLGKQFSTTKDVLEKLRPLHPLPGVILEWRRITNALTKVVFPLQREKQYHTTLAMDRIYPVAQTHTATGRVSFKEPNIQNVPKDFDIDMPTVVGESPPSQDGLYKSKYGRKRRSLAPSVPSDAANRGPSFSVSMRHAFVPFSGGMILAVDYSQLELRVLAHLSKDQRLLQVLNGGADVFRCIAAEWKSVNPDAVNDNLRQQAKQICYGIIYGMGAKSLGEQMDVEENEAACYIESFKARYKGINSFLKETVKKCIKDGYVQTLMGRRRYLPEITSTNPHVKAHAERQAVNTTVQGSAADIVKRATINIHKRLRKTYSKAPLSHQHTHADSHPRRGAHLRGAYFVLQLHDELFYETAEENLIQVAQIVKREMESAVKLYVKLKAKVKAGPSWGNMQDLDI from the exons ATGAGTGCGCTTGGTGGTCCtcctttgaaaagaaaatgctaCATGGGAATGCACAAGATCAACAAGAAAAATAT CGATGATCCAGCTCACAGTCACAATGGCACAATG GGTGTTGCAGTTGGAGAGTCCACGCTGGCTCTTGATGCCGAGATCCTGCAAGTGGACGACCCTGGAAATAATGCATCTGACGCGCAGAAAAAGGCACGCGTTTCTGAAGACGAGGAACTTCTCAGCATTCGGGAAAATaactgggaaaaaaatggcAAGAAACTTACTAGGACAGCCAATTGCAAAGACCTCGCTCAGCGGCTTCTCTTCAGTGAGGACTTGGCGGAATCACCGCCTGCACGGTGTCAGAAGAGCAACACCTTAGCAGCAGCTCCTGCGTGTCGCAGAAAATATACAAAACGTCACAGAGGGGCTGAAACATCTACTTT AAGGCGGAAGCGTGGGtataacaggaaaaaaaagggacatGAGAGTACGAATGCAGGTCCATCTCATGTTTCTGGAGACCACATCTTGTTCAGTCCCACGCGCATGGGTGCTGCTGTGAAGAGGTCCAAACTGCAGCAATCATCACAGAATCAGTCCATCTCTGTGCTGACGATTCCCAGCGGCTTAGAGCAGTGGAGTTTTAGTGACACCTTACATCAGTCGG GCTTGGCTTTGTGTGTTCCTGAGTCACAATCGGACAAGCTGTTGTTATCCAGTTGGGGTTTACCCACCCCAGTCCTGAAGTGTTACAACAAACACGGAGTAACCCGCATGTTTGACTGGCAGGCTCAATGCCTCAGCCTTGGTCAAGTTCTGCAGGGAGGTAACCTGGTCTACTCTG CTCCTACTAGTGCTGGAAAGACTATGGTGTCGGAGTTGCTGATGCTGAAGCGTGTGTTGGAGACGAAAAGAAAAGCTCTCTTGATTTTGCCGTTTGTTTCTGTGGCCAAAGAGAAGATGCACTACCTTCAG AGCGTATTTCAAGAAGCTGGCGTGCGTGTGGATGGCTTCATGGGAAGCACATCAGCTGCGGGTGGTTTTGCCGCTGTGGACGTGGCTGTATGCACAATAGAGAAGGCCAACTCTCTCATTAACAGACTAATAGAAGAAGGCAATATGGCTTTACTAG GTATGGTCGTGGTGGATGAGTTGCACATGGTTGGAGATTCCGGAAGAGGATATCTACTTGAGCTTCTCTTGACCAAAATTCGCTACGTTGCGCAGAAGCTAAATTCAGCTGG GTCGCTTTCTGAAGGGGTGCAGATCGTAGGTATGAGTGCCACGTTGCCCAATTTATCCCTCCTGGCCAACTGGTTAGGCGCAGAGCTTTACCAGACCGACTACAGACCGGTGCCCTTGCAGGAGCATCTGAAAGTGGGCTGCAACATCTACGACAAGAGCCTCACTGTGGTTCGAAAGTTCACTCCAGCACTCCCGACAAAG GGCGACGATGAGCACATTATCAGTTTGTGTTATGAGACGGTGCGGGAGGGACATTCCGTGTTGCTGTTCTGCCCCTCCAAGAACTGGTGTGAGAAACTGGCCGACAGTATCGCCAGAGAGTTCTACAACCTCAAACATACTG AACGTGACGGCGATTCAGAGCTCCAAGCAGTGTGCTTGGATCAGGAGGGTCTGGTGGATGTCATAGCCCAGTTGAGTCGGACTCCAGCAGGATTGGATCCGACTCTAAAGCGTTCTGTGCCGTGGGGAGTGGCCTTTCACCATGCTG GTTTGACATTTGACGAACGTGATGTGTTGGAGGGAGCTTTCCGTCAGGGCACGGTCAGGGTCTTGGCCGCCACCTCCACTCTCTCGTCAGGGGTCAACCTCCCTGCTCGCAGGGTCATCATTCGAACACCGACCTTTAATGGACACCTGCTGGATCCGCTCACATACAAACAGATGGCTGGACGTGCAGGGAGGAAAGGAGTGGACACAACGG GTGAGAGTGTCCTGGTGTGTAAGGAAGTGGAGCGTCAGAAAGGTATTAGTCTTCTCAGAGGTCATCTTCAGCCAATCAAGAGCTGCTTGGTCAGAAGGGAGGGCGAAGGTGTCAACACCAGCATGCTGCGAGCCATTCTGGAG ATCATCGTGGGAGGAGTAGCTCGCACGCCTCAGGATGTGAGGTTGTATGCTTCATGTTCACTTCTGGCTGCCAGCATGAAATGCAACAGCAAAGAGGAGTGTGAGGAAGCGAGCAATAAGGGGGCAATTGAGGCCTGTGTCGAATGGCTCATGGGGAATGAATTTATCAGTGTCCAAAAGGAAGGTGAAG AGGAGCAATACTGTCCCACACAACTCGGCGCTGCCACTATGTCGTCCTCCCTCTCTCCTAATGAGGCCCTGGGAATATTTGCAGATCTACAGCGGGCTATGAAGGGCTTTGTGCTGGAAAATGACCTGCACGTTCTCTATCTG ATCACTCCATTGTATGCGGAGTGGACTACAATAGATTGGTATCAGTTCTTCTGTCTGTGGGAGCAGCTTTCCTCATCGATGAAGCGAGTGGCCGAGTTGGTGGGCATCCAGGAAGGGTTCCTGGCTCGCTCTGTCGGGGGGAAACTTGTCGCCAAGACTGAAAAGCAGCGCAGACAAATGGCAATTCATAAAAG GTTCTTCACCACACTCGTCCTGCAGGATCTAGTGAACGAGGTACCTTTGGGAGCAGTGGCCTCAAAATATAGTTGCAATCGCGGGCAGTTGCAGTCTCTTCAACAGTCTGCTGCCACATATGCAG GTATGGTGACAATGTTCTGCAGGCGTCTGGGCTGGGGCAACATGGAGCTGCTGCTGTCTCAGTACCAGACCAGACTGAGCTTCGGCATCCAGCGTGAGCTCGTGGACTTGGTAAGGGTTTCCCTTCTGACTGCGACAAGGGCACGAGCGTTCTATGCACAAGGCTTGACCACTGTTGCCGAGCTAGCCAGGGCTTCGGTGGCGGATGTGGAGAAAGCACTGAGGAACGCTGTCCCGTTTAAGAG CTCCAAGCGTGCAGTGGATGAGAGTGAAGTGGAGGCTGTGGAGAGAAGGAACCTTCGTTGCGTGTGGGCGACCGGCGGTCGGGCTCTGACTGAGCAGGAAGCGGCTGTTGTCATTGTGTCGGAGGCAAAGCGTCTTCTTCAGGGAGACTTGGCACAACTGGGCATTCAGTGGGACCCAGCAACGCTTCCCCATGCTACGCCCGCTGTCCAAGATCAGACTGATGGTGTTCGAAACCAACAAGAGAAAGCTGATGTTCAGCCAAATAAGATGGTGGCAGCTGAACCTAGAAGAGATCACGGGAAATGCAAATCTGACATGAGTGGTATCGAGACACATCTAGAGAAGCAAAGCAAGAAAGACCTGACGACGATGGAAACATCAGGCCATGAAGTTCTTGCATGCAGtgtgaatgaagaaaaaaataaacagagaaAGGAATTCCAAGATGCAGAATCAGGAAATGTAGATAATCTGGAAAAAAGAGAGTTGACAAGTCAGGAGGTGAAATCAGTGCAGGAAGGAGTCACAATTCAAGTTTCAGTCAGAAAGCAAAAACATCAGCCAGTTAGAAGTATAACACAAGAACTGGCTGAGATTATGTCCAGCCCGATCCTTCAATTTCCAAAACTTCCTGAACCAGATCTCCCTGTAATGCCTTTTCCTCGCTTGAGAGCACCAAGTTCTAGGTTCGAAGAAGATCCAAGCGTTCGCACAAAGACATCAGACACTGATGATGCTTCTAGGCTTGGCGTATCACCGATGAAGCCAGGGAAACTGAAGCATTCGAGGATCTTAAACAAAGTCCTTCAATCCATACAATCTGACACAAAGCAACAAGACTCGACCGGGCTGACTTCACATGCTGCTCAAGAAGCTCTCAGCAAACTTCCTCTGGATAAACAAGTAGACACGTCAGACTCTTCTCGTCCTTCTTCAGCCCCATTATTCTCCCCTGAGACCGAGCGAGGGAGAGTGGAGGCTGCGGAGGTGGCCATGTGTTCATCTCCAGAGCTTTATGCCGGTGAGGATCGAAATGAAGAGACGTTTGGTGACAGTTTTGAATTGGACACTCAGACTGAACGGATAATTGTCCAGCCAGAATTAGAACACGCTGCTGGAAATGATGGACATTTGAATGACAGAGGTCGTATTCAAACGGAGACAATGGCAGCTATTGTGGAGCAGCGTAACAAAGACGGAGGACTTCAAGGCCTGAAAGGCAAATGCCCCCTTTTCAGTAGTTCTCTGACTGACAGCCAGATGAAGCTCATCCTTGACACCAGTCATCAG AATTCTGCTGACAATAATGTGCTTGACCGTAATTccggtactactgctgctgtGGAGGAACCAAACAGAAGCAGCAGCTTCTTGTTCGACAGCCTGTATGAGAACTCTCCACACCAAACGGACCAGGCTGGATCAGCTGACAGGGAGCAGGTCAGCCAGGAAGTGAGAAACATCCACCCTCGATTGTCCTCCCAGGAGAAACGTCACAACGAGCTCCTCGTCACCCAGGAGGCTGAGAAGCATGAAGCGATCCAGTGGGGTGAGTCTTTTTTCAATCTGTCGGAGTGGGGCAACTCTTTACTAGCGGGTGAGCATTTTCTGGAGAGGCAGCAGGCCGTTCAACTGGAAAGTGACGTTCATCCTGAGGAGCACCTATCATCTGCGCAAGCTGAGCCGCAAACAAGGCTGAGTGAGGAATGCGACAAAAAGGAACATGCAGGTGACCTCATCACTGTACCATCAGATGATGTCATTTCAAAACAATCACCACAGAGCAACCTTTATTGCAGTCCTGGTCTGCAGGAGATCTTTGATTGCTGGCCCAGTTTTTCTGATCAACCTGTGCAAAATTGTACTTTGGCCCATATAGACAATAATAAGCAAATTCCTCCTTCAAGCAATGTAGAGACTCCTAAAAAGTCTCTTCAAGGGAGGAGAAAATGCCCAAAGCCTTTCAATACAAACCGCCAATCAGATTCTGTTCAGCCTGAAGCACCAAGAGAGGAACCAGAGAGACCGGGTTCTGCTGGTGACTTGATACCCCCCACTCAGGAGACACCACCTGTGACGCCCAGAATAAAGCTAACCACTACATCTATCCACTCACCTCTCTCCGTCCCACCGCTCAAGCAATCGACACCCTTGGGCATCCTGCCTGGGGAACctgcaaaatgtcaaaatagtgATTTACCAGGAGCTTTTTCTAAATCCAAAAGTATAACGCGGAAATCACAGCAACACACTGAGGGAACATCCGGGTCCCGACCCCAGTCTCCCGCAGACCCGAACCCACGTCTCTCTCCTGACGAAGCCTCGTCCGACTCCTACGAGGGCTTCTCTCTGCAGCTCTCTCAGGATGAGGCGCTCTCCCCCAGCAACTCTAACGTGTTCTCCATCATCGACGTTTCAAGTGACAAGCGCCTTTTTGAGACGTTTATCAAGGAGTGGAAAACTAAAGAATGCTTTTCTTTGGCTTTGGCCTGTGAAAAAGTTGCACACCAGCAGGAGCCCAAAGAGGAAATAAGAGGGAAACGTAAGCGAG AACAAGAGAAGCTCCATGATGCTGATGGTTTTCCTGTAAGAGGCAATGATGGACTGCTGCTAATTGGACTGTCTGTCTGCTGGGGAGCGAGAGATGCATTCTATATATCCTTTCAGCGAAACCAGAACAAAg GTTTGAGTTTAAGTCTTGCCCCACCGGATCTGGATGACAGTTTGCCAGTGGGTGAGAGGCTGGAGCATGTGAAGGCTCTTCTCAGCCGACCTTCAGCTGGCGCCGTTGTTGCGTATGACATCATACAGGTATACAAGAAGCTGGTGTTGAGCTGCGGCATCAGCTTGGAGGGAGACTGTGAAGACCCAAAG GTGGCATGCTGGCTGATAGATCCAAGCACTGACGAGAGGACTCTGGCCAATATGATCACTGTGTACTGTCCAGAAGCGATCCCTCTTTTGGACGGACTCGGGAATGCTCATGCCTACTGTCCCCGCGTAAGGGCGGCCACCTCCAGTGTGCTCATACACACCGTCATGGACCATCTCAGAACTCTTCTCCACAAAGACGGCATGCTTG AATCCTTTAGGAGCGTGGAGATGCCTTCGCAGGTGTGTCTGGCTCTGCTGGAACTCAACGGAGTGGGCTTCAGTGTCGACGAGTGTGAGAGACAAAAGCATGTGATGCAAGCTAAACTGGCAGCGCTGGAATCACAAGCGTACGATCTGGCGGGCCATACCTTCTCCCTTACTTGTATCGACGACATAGCGCAG ATTCTGTTCTTCGAGCTGCATCTGCCTCCAAACGGTGACGTGACCCCGTCGAAGACCAAGAAAACCCTCGGACACACCCGCAGAGGTGGAGGCAGAGTTCGACTCGGGAAGCAGTTCAGCACAACTAAG GATGTTCTAGAGAAGCTTCGTCCTCTACATCCGCTCCCAGGCGTGATTCTGGAGTGGAGGAGGATCACCAACGCTTTGACTAAAGTGGTGTTCCCGCTGCAGAGGGAGAAGCAGTACCACACTACACTGGCCATGGATAGAATCTACCCCGTAGCTCAGACGCACACAGCTACAG GTCGAGTGAGTTTTAAAGAGCCTAATATACAGAACGTGCCCAAAGACTTTGACATTGACATGCCCACTGTGGTGGGAGAGAGCCCGCCTTCACAAGATGGACTCTACAAGAGCAAATATGG AAGAAAGAGACGTTCTCTGGCTCCGTCAGTTCCCAGTGATGCTGCCAATCGAGGCCCGTCTTTTTCCGTCAGCATGAGACACGCTTTTGTGCCTTTCTCAG GTGGGATGATATTGGCCGTCGATTATTCCCAGCTGGAGTTGAGAGTGCTGGCTCATCTTTCCAAAGATCAACGTCTGCTGCAG GTGTTGAATGGGGGGGCCGACGTGTTTCGCTGTATCGCCGCCGAATGGAAAAGCGTCAACCCGGACGCTGTCAACGACAACCTCAGACAACAAGCCAAACAG ATTTGCTACGGCATCATTTACGGGATGGGGGCCAAGTCTTTAGGAGAGCAGATGGACGTGGAGGAGAACGAAGCCGCCTGCTATATCGAGAGTTTCAAGGCCAGATACAAAG GGATCAACAGTTTCCTCAAAGAAACTGTGAAGAAGTGCATCAAGGATGGCTATGTTCAGACTCTGATGGGACGTCGCAGATACCTTCCTGAAATCACCAGCACAAATCCTCATGTCAAAGCACAC GCGGAGCGTCAAGCAGTGAACACAACTGTCCAGGGCTCAGCAGCAGACATCGTTAAACGCGCCACCATCAACATCCACAAGCGGCTGAGAAAAACGTACTCGAAAGCTCCGCTCTCTCaccagcacacacacgcag ACAGTCATCCTCGGAGAGGCGCACACTTGAGAGGGGCGTACTTTGTCCTGCAGCTCCATGATGAACTGTTCTATGAAACTGCAGAGGAGAATCTCATACAG GTTGCTCAGATAGTAAAGAGAGAGATGGAGTCAGCAGTAAAACTTTATGTGAAGCTAAAAGCCAAAGTAAAGGCAGGACCAAGCTGGGGGAATATGCAGGACTTGGATATTTAA